In Gossypium hirsutum isolate 1008001.06 chromosome D06, Gossypium_hirsutum_v2.1, whole genome shotgun sequence, one genomic interval encodes:
- the LOC107907285 gene encoding ergosterol biosynthetic protein 28 isoform X2, with protein sequence MKALGWWLMLVGSLRLASVWFGFFDIWALRLAVFSSTSMTEVHGRTFGVWTLLTCTLCFVCAFNLENKPLYLVTFLSFIYAFGHFLTEYLFYHTMALSNLTTVGIFAVECTSTEAC encoded by the exons ATGAAAGCATTGGGGTGGTGGTTAATGCTAGTGGGTTCACTTCGATTAGCCTCCGTTTGGTTCGGCTTCTTCGATATTTGGGCTCTTCGTCTCGCTGTTTTCTCCAGCACTTCCA TGACTGAAGTTCATGGGAGGACATTTGGAGTTTGGACACTTTTGACTTGTACTCTCTGCTTCGTATGCGCATTCAACTTAGAAAACAAGCCACTATACTTGGTGACATTTTTGTCATTCATCTATGcctttggtcactttttgactgAATACCTTTTCTATCACACAATGGCCCTCTCAAATTTGACAACTGTTGGCATATTTGCAG TGGAATGCACATCAACAGAGGCATGTTAA
- the LOC107907283 gene encoding EPIDERMAL PATTERNING FACTOR-like protein 2 has translation MLLKQGRLRLTLILVPLSSSSNKHRHFIISLLFLMATFMAAQGRSLSIKVANEIGNEQDKALMMRNLIGSRPPKCQKRCSSCPQCEAIQVPITTRSVQNTATVIFPFAYSKGNDMSNYKPMCWKCKCGNMIFNP, from the exons ATGCTATTGAAGCAGGGGAGACTCCGTTTGACTCTTATCCTAGTTCCTTTGAG TTCTTCAAGCAATAAACACAGACACTTCATTATTTCCTTGCTGTTCCTCATGGCTACATTCATGGCTGCTCAAG GAAGATCACTTTCCATCAAAGTTGCTAATGAG ATAGGGAATGAACAAGACAAGGCATTAATGATGAGGAATCTAATAGGATCAAGACCACCAAAGTGTCAAAAAAGATGCAGTTCATGTCCACAATGTGAAGCAATTCAAGTTCCAATCACAACACGATCAGTACAAAACACAGCTACTGTAATATTTCCATTTGCTTATTCTAAAGGCAATGATATGTCAAACTATAAACCAATGTGTTGGAAATGTAAATGTGGGAACATGATTTTCAATCCTTGA
- the LOC107907282 gene encoding endo-1,4-beta-xylanase 1 translates to MKGLPICCFISRQHKHPSKRSEETMENPQLMSNSGCSENLNQAANIIVNHDFSNGLHSWHTNCCNGFVVSAECGDRGKPLSSLRSSGNYAVVTNRTKCWQGLEQDITSRVLPGSTYSVSACVGVSGPLSGSTDVLATLKLENHGSATSYMLIGKTSVSKEKWEIVEGTFSLLAVPERLVFYLEGPSPGVELLIDSVVISCPSSSESESASIGAGDDNIIINPKFEDGLNNWSGRGCKVALHDSMADGKIVPQSGKAFASATERTQNWNGIQQEITGRVQRKLAYSVAAVVRIFGNNVTAATVQATLWVQTPGRNDQYVGIANVQATDKDWVQLQGKFLLNGSPSKVVIYLEGPPPGTDLLVNSLVVKHAEKTPPSPAPVIENPDFGVNIITNSQLDDSTNGWFPLGNCNLSVGSGSPHILPPMARASLGVHEPLSGRYIHVKNRTQTWMGPAQMITDKVKLFLTYQVSAWVRIGSGANGPQNVNVALGVDNQWVNGGQVEINDDRWHEIGGSFRIEKQPSKVMVYIQGPGAGVDLMVAGVQIFPVNREARFKYLRHQADKIRKRDIVLKFSGAGSSSLSGTNVKVVQTQNSFPIGSCMSRTNIDNEDFINFFVKNFNWAVFGNELKWYWTEPQQGNLNYKDADDMVALCQKHNIETRGHCIFWEVQATVQQWIQALNKDDLMKAVQNRLTDLLTRYKGKFKHYDVNNEMLHGSYYQDRLGKDIRANMFKTANQLDPSATLFVNDYHIEDGCDTRSCPERYIEHILDLQEQGAPVGGIGIQGHIDNPVGPVVCTALDKLGILGLPIWFTELDVSSINEHVRGEDLEVMLREAFAHPAVEGVMLWGFWELFMSRDNAHLVNAEGDVNETGKRFLALKHEWLSHAHGQVDVQGQFNFRGFHGKYAVEIDTPSKKIVKTFVVDKGDTPLVVPVEL, encoded by the exons ATGAAGGGTCTTCCCATTTGCTGCTTCATTAGTCGACAACATAAGCATCCCTCCAAg AGATCCGAAGAAACCATGGAGAACCCACAATTGATGTCTAACAGTGGCTGCTCTGAG AATTTGAACCAAGCTGCTAATATAATAGTGAATCATGATTTTTCTAATGGACTGCACTCTTGGCATACAAATTGTTGCAACGGCTTTGTTGTTTCGGCCGAGTGTGGTGACCGAGGCAAACCGTTGTCGTCATTGAGGTCCAGTGGTAATTATGCAGTTGTCACGAATCGAACCAAATGTTGGCAGGGTTTGGAACAAGATATCACGAGCAGAGTTTTGCCGGGTTCTACGTACTCGGTTTCTGCTTGTGTTGGAGTGTCGGGACCACTTTCAGGGTCTACTGATGTGTTGGCGACTTTGAAGCTTGAAAACCATGGCTCGGCTACTAGCTATATGTTAATTGGAAA AACCTCTGTGTCAAAGGAGAAGTGGGAAATTGTTGAAGGTACATTCTCGTTATTGGCCGTGCCTGAACGGCTTGTATTTTATCTGGAAGGGCCTTCTCCCGGTGTTGAGTTGCTTATCGATTCAGTGGTTATTAGCTGTCCTAGTTCAAGCGAATCCGAG agtGCAAGCATAGGAGCTGGAGATGATAACATCATCATAAACCCGAAATTCGAAGATGGCCTCAATAACTGGTCCGGAAGAGGCTGCAAGGTTGCTTTACATGATTCTATGGCAGATGGGAAGATAGTTCCGCAATCCGGGAAAGCTTTTGCTTCTGCAACTGAGCGTACGCAGAACTGGAATGGAATCCAGCAGGAGATCACTGGAAGAGTGCAACGAAAGCTTGCTTATAGTGTGGCAGCTGTAGTACGGATATTTGGTAACAATGTCACTGCCGCTACTGTACAAGCTACACTATGGGTCCAAACACCAGGTCGCAATGATCAGTACGTCGGAATTGCCAA TGTGCAGGCAACCGACAAGGATTGGGTGCAATTGCAAGGAAAGTTCCTTCTAAATGGTTCCCCATCGAAAGTAGTCATCTATTTAGAAGGTCCACCTCCCGGTACCGACCTTCTCGTCAATTCCTTAGTTGTAAAGCATGCTGAGAAAACTCCTCCTTCACCTGCACCAGTTATCGAG AATCCTGATTTCGGAGTTAATATAATTACCAATAGCCAACTGGATGACAGTACGAATGGATGGTTTCCTCTTGGCAACTGCAATTTGAGTGTCGGGTCAGGCTCGCCACATATACTCCCTCCAATGGCCAGAGCTTCCCTTGGCGTTCATGAACCTTTAAGTGGCCGTTATATCCATGTGAAAAACCGCACGCAAACTTGGATGGGCCCAGCTCAGATGATCACCGATAAGGTGAAACTTTTCTTGACATACCAAGTATCAGCTTGGGTTCGAATTGGTTCCGGAGCAAATGGTCCTCAAAACGTAAACGTTGCTCTCGGTGTGGACAACCAGTGGGTTAATGGTGGACAAGTTGAGATTAACGATGATAGATGGCACGAAATTGGTGGTTCCTTTAGAATCGAGAAGCAACCATCCAAGGTTATGGTTTATATCCAAGGTCCAGGTGCAGGTGTCGATTTAATGGTCGCTGGAGTTCAGATTTTCCCGGTTAATCGAGAAGCAAGGTTCAAATATCTGAGGCATCAAGCTGATAAG ATCCGAAAGCGTGACATTGTTCTCAAATTCTCGGGAGCTGGTTCTAGCAGTTTGTCAGGGACCAATGTTAAAGTCGTGCAAACGCAAAACAGTTTTCCTATTGGGTCGTGCATGAGCAGAACGAATATAGACAACGAAGATTTCATTAATTTCTTTGTGAAAAACTTCAACTGGGCAGTGTTCGGGAATGAATTGAAGTGGTATTGGACCGAACCGCAACAAGGAAACTTAAACTACAAAGATGCCGATGATATGGTAGCTTTGTGCCAAAAACACAACATAGAAACCCGAGGTCATTGTATTTTCTGGGAAGTACAAGCCACGGTCCAACAATGGATTCAAGCATTGAACAAAGACGACTTAATGAAAGCTGTTCAAAACCGTTTAACCGACCTTCTCACCCGTTACAAAGGTAAGTTCAAACACTACGATGTGAACAATGAGATGTTGCACGGATCGTATTATCAAGACAGATTAGGCAAAGATATCAGAGCAAACATGTTTAAGACTGCAAATCAGCTTGATCCATCTGCCACATTATTCGTGAATGATTATCACATTGAAGACGGATGCGACACTAGATCATGCCCCGAAAGGTATATTGAACACATTCTTGATTTGCAAGAACAAGGTGCACCCGTTGGAGGAATCGGAATTCAAGGACATATAGATAACCCTGTAGGACCAGTTGTGTGTACTGCTCTTGATAAGTTAGGCATTCTCGGCCTTCCTATCTGGTTTACGGAGCTCGATGTGTCTTCAATCAACGAACACGTGAGAGGGGAAGATTTAGAAGTTATGCTTAGAGAAGCTTTCGCACATCCGGCCGTGGAGGGTGTAATGCTGTGGGGATTTTGGGAACTGTTCATGAGCCGGGATAATGCACACTTGGTGAATGCCGAAGGCGATGTTAATGAAACCGGTAAAAGGTTTCTTGCTCTTAAACACGAGTGGTTGTCTCATGCTCATGGACAAGTAGATGTACAAGGACAATTCAATTTCCGAGGCTTTCATGGGAAGTATGCCGTGGAAATCGATACTCCCTCTAAGAAGATCGTGAAAACTTTCGTCGTCGACAAGGGTGATACCCCACTGGTTGTTCCCGTTGAATTATGA
- the LOC121218189 gene encoding L10-interacting MYB domain-containing protein-like, protein MVNTRNFVEGDSILATKAVWGDELTLIFCELCVNEVNAGNRPTTHLNSKGWENVIALFQAKTQKKYGKPQLKNKWDTLKKEWRLWSELLKESTGIRWCPSKKTVDATEEWWAAKIQENPNFKGFKKKGIEPRLNELMWQMFAGIVATGENAWAPSSGVLSSGVPMGDDATNEGFGDSDECSNENECIPPDEVMDEFNNMYNSFDMNCDTPELSAKAQRRIVTIVTQVEHNNYHEEEEYVLSSVLVHHETYFTMQPRLDSNYTGQMWVDKVLNWHDDRCINSFRMPKNIIHSLLHDL, encoded by the exons atggtaaATACACGAAATTTTGTGGAGGGAGATAGTATCTTAGCAACAAAAGCTGTTTGGGGTGATGAGCTGACGTTGATATTTTGTGAGCTTTGCGTGAATGAAGTCAATGCTGGTAATAGACCGACaactcatctaaactcaaaaggatgggaaaatgtcattgctctttttcaagcaaaaacacaaaaaaaatatggaaaacctcaattgaaaaataagtgggATACATTAAAAAAGGAATGGAGATTATGGAGtgagttgcttaaggaatctACAGGTATTAGATGGTGTCCATCTAAAAAGACGGTCGATGCTACCGAAGAATGGTGGGCTGCAAAAATACAG gaaaatcctaactttaaaggatttaagaagaaaggaattgaaccacgattgaatgagttaatgtgGCAAATGTTTGCTGGCATTGTAGCCACTGGAGAGAACGCATGGGCACCTTCATCTGGTGTTCTTTCAAGTGGGGTTCCTATGGGAGATGATGCAACTAATGAGGGATTTGGTGATTCAGATGAATGTAGTAACGAGAATGAATGTATTCCTCCTGATGAG gttatggatgaatttaacaatatgtataatagttttgaTATGAATTGTGATACCCCTGAATTAAGTGCAAAAGCTCAACGAAGAATAGTCACAATTGTTACCCAAGTTGAGCACAACAATTATCATGAAGAGGAAGAATATGTGTTAAGCAGTGTATTGGtacaccatgaaacttatttcactatgcAACCGCGTTTGGATTCAAATTATACAGGTCAAATGTGGGTGGACAAAGTATTAAATTGGCACGATGATCGTTGCATAAATAGTTTtaggatgccaaaaaatataATTCACAGCTTGTTGCATGATTTGTAA
- the LOC107907285 gene encoding ergosterol biosynthetic protein 28 isoform X1, producing the protein MKALGWWLMLVGSLRLASVWFGFFDIWALRLAVFSSTSMTEVHGRTFGVWTLLTCTLCFVCAFNLENKPLYLVTFLSFIYAFGHFLTEYLFYHTMALSNLTTVGIFAGTSIIWMLLQWNAHQQRHVKHP; encoded by the exons ATGAAAGCATTGGGGTGGTGGTTAATGCTAGTGGGTTCACTTCGATTAGCCTCCGTTTGGTTCGGCTTCTTCGATATTTGGGCTCTTCGTCTCGCTGTTTTCTCCAGCACTTCCA TGACTGAAGTTCATGGGAGGACATTTGGAGTTTGGACACTTTTGACTTGTACTCTCTGCTTCGTATGCGCATTCAACTTAGAAAACAAGCCACTATACTTGGTGACATTTTTGTCATTCATCTATGcctttggtcactttttgactgAATACCTTTTCTATCACACAATGGCCCTCTCAAATTTGACAACTGTTGGCATATTTGCAG GGACATCGATTATATGGATGCTTTTACAGTGGAATGCACATCAACAGAGGCATGTTAAGCATCCCTGA